A region from the Lolium perenne isolate Kyuss_39 chromosome 4, Kyuss_2.0, whole genome shotgun sequence genome encodes:
- the LOC127296783 gene encoding uncharacterized protein: MAAGRTYVDFVPSHNLVEESTKQTLVLNLPGFQKEHLRVQIDNYGRLRISGERPLEGGQWSRFRKDFQVPDGCDAGGIRARFEKDSVLHITMPRLSPVDLPEDDKHVAEAAAAAAAAEEKKRQEEQEEETRTKRHEEHGSDDDEGGHQEMAASGAGGTAYGFARDRSGMVRRMIIAVALALVGAAGMYARYRLMDPSGETAPAHNATAGLSDY; encoded by the exons ATGGCCGCCGGAAGGACGTACGTCGACTTCGTGCCGTCGCACAACCTCGTCGAGGAGAGCACGAAGCAGACCCTCGTCCTCAACCTCCCAG GGTTCCAGAAGGAGCACCTGAGGGTGCAGATCGACAACTACGGCCGGCTGAGGATCAGCGGCGAGCGCCCGCTCGAAGGCGGCCAGTGGAGCCGCTTCCGCAAGGACTTCCAGGTGCCCGACGGCTGCGACGCCGGCGGCATCCGCGCCAGGTTCGAGAAGGACAGCGTCCTCCACATCACCATGCCCAGGCTCTCCCCCGTCGACCTGCCCGAGGACGACAAACACGTCGCCGaagccgccgctgccgctgctgctgcggAAGAGAAGAAGcgccaggaggagcaggaggaggagacgagGACGAAGCGTCATGAAGAGCacggcagcgacgacgatgaAGGCGGTCACCAGGAGATGGCTGCCTCTGGCGCCGGTGGCACGGCCTACGGCTTCGCCAGGGACCGGAGCGGGATGGTGCGGAGAATGATCATCGCGGTGGCGCTGGCCCTGGTTGGCGCTGCAGGCATGTATGCCAGGTACAGGCTGATGGATCCCTCCGGCGAGACGGCGCCGGCACATAATGCCACCGCCGGCCTCTCCGACTACTGA
- the LOC127296782 gene encoding protein TORNADO 2-like, which yields MALNYMGAAAINALAALLSIPVIAAGIWLSTQADNACVQILQWPLIGLGVAVLAVGLAGFIGAFWRLPWLLLAYLVFMLLLIAALACLAVFVFVATTGSSGRPVPGRAFLEYDLDDYSGWLRRRVDAPGRWDEIKTCLATTAPVCSDLNQTYTAPQAFFAAWLSPMQSGCCKPPTRCGYTFITATNWISPIDGGADPDCAAWSNDQDRLCYSCDSCKAGLLQNLRREWRRADVVLIVATVALLVVYAMGCYAFRAARTDELFRRYRQGYT from the coding sequence ATGGCGCTCAACTACATGGGCGCCGCGGCCATCAATGCGCTGGCCGCCctgctgtccatcccggtgatcgcgGCCGGCATCTGGCTCTCCACGCAGGCCGACAACGCGTGCGTCCAGATCCTGCAGTGGCCGCTCATCGGCCTCGGCGTCGCCGTCCTGGCCGTCGGGCTCGCGGGCTTCATCGGCGCGTTCTGGCGCCTCCCCTGGCTCCTCCTCGCCTACCTCGTCTtcatgctcctcctcatcgccgcGCTTGCCTGCCTcgccgtcttcgtcttcgtcgcCACCACTGGCTCCTCCGGCCGCCCCGTACCCGGCCGGGCCTTCCTCGAGTACGACCTCGACGACTACTCCGGCTGGCTTCGCCGCCGCGTCGACGCGCCGGGGAGGTGGGACGAGATCAAGACGTGCCTCGCCACCACCGCGCCCGTTTGCTCGGACCTCAACCAGACGTACACCGCGCCGCAGGCTTTCTTCGCCGCGTGGCTCTCCCCGATGCAGTCCGGGTGCTGCAAGCCGCCGACGAGATGCGGCTACACCTTTATCACCGCGACCAACTGGATCAGCCCCATCGACGGTGGCGCTGACCCCGACTGCGCCGCCTGGAGCAACGACCAGGACCGCCTCTGCTACTCCTGCGACTCATGCAAGGCCGGCCTGCTCCAGAACCTCCGTCGGGAGTGGCGCCGCGCCGAcgtcgtcctcatcgtcgccacCGTGGCGCTGCTCGTGGTCTACGCCATGGGCTGCTACGCGTTCCGCGCCGCCAGGACCGACGAGCTCTTCCGCCGCTACAGACAGGGCTACACGTAG
- the LOC127296781 gene encoding FH protein interacting protein FIP2 has protein sequence MQAPESPTSSSAPVLLNIGGRKYATTVETLTQREPDSMLAAMFSGRHTLPRHPTTGAVFVDRDGKHFRHVLNWLRDGSIPALSDSDYQQLLKEAEYYQLLGLDDYINEKLASKKADGSASAEAELTRKDVIKCIQAQKIRFRGLNLSGLDLSKLDLSEVDFSYACIERTNFSCANLHKAKFKLVEAARSSFEQANLHECEFTGANLQEAVLDRANVQSANLQDACLTGCSCIETDLRSSHLQSANLTGSDLSGANLEGANLKGAKLPGANLQGANLQRAYLREVDLRETDLTGAKLGGANLLGAIR, from the exons ATGCAGGCGCCGGAGTcccccacctcctcctccgccccGGTCCTCCTCAACATCG GGGGGAGGAAGTACGCCACCACCGTCGAGACGCTCACGCAGCGGGAGCCCGACTCCATGCTCGCCGCCATGTTCAGCGGCAGGCACACCCTCCCGCGCCACCCCACCACG GGGGCGGTGTTCGTGGACAGGGACGGGAAGCATTTTAGGCACGTCCTCAACTGGCTGAGGGACGGCTCCATCCCCGCGCTCTCCGACTCCGACTACCAGCAGCTCCTCAAAGAGGCGGAGTACTACCAGCTACTC GGTTTGGATGATTACATAAATGAGAAATTGGCTAGCAAAAAGGCCGACGGTTCGGCATCGGCGGAGGCCGAGTTGACACGCAAGGATGTGATCAAGTGCATCCAGGCCCAGAAAATCAGATTCCGCGGCCTGAACCTATCTGGCCTTGACCTATCTAAGCTT GACTTATCAGAGGTGGACTTCAGCTATGCATGCATCGAGAGGACCAATTTTTCATGTGCTAATCTTCACAAAGCAAAGTTTAAG CTAGTGGAAGCTGCACGTTCTTCATTTGAACAGGCAAATTTACACGA GTGCGAGTTCACTGGAGCAAATCTTCAAGAAGCTGTCCTAGATAGAGCAAACGTTCAAAGTGCAAACCTTCAAG ATGCATGCTTAACGGGATGTAGCTGCATTGAAACAGATCTCCGCTCCTCCCATTTACAG AGTGCTAATCTTACGGGTTCCGATTTGAGTGGAGCTAATCTTGAAGGGGCCAATCTCAAG GGGGCTAAGTTGCCTGGTGCAAACTTGCAAGGCGCAAATCTTCAGCGAGCCTACTTGCGAGAAGTTGATCTGCGTGAAACT GATTTAACTGGTGCTAAGCTTGGAGGAGCAAATCTGCTTGGGGCTATCAGATAA
- the LOC127296780 gene encoding ABC transporter G family member 22 isoform X1 — protein sequence MDSTSTMERPMMDIGAGGTIGRTRSEQLPPTAPAQSLSRTASAETVLSTADVTSLSRKSSFGKRSASGGSGAGGNSHGRSHIRKSRSAQLKLDMEDLVSSGAALSRASSASLGFSFTFTGFTPPPQHGFNGSSADLAPFSDDDVDLEAAATTHRGKNLMTEPTLPIYLKFAEVKYKVVVKGVEREILSGISGSACPGEVLALMGPSGSGKTTLLSMLGGRAAADDGCISYNDEPFGKSLKRRIGFVTQDDVLFTHLTVRETLTYAALLRLPRTMTREQKKERALDIIYELGLERCQDTMIGGSFVRGVSGGERKRVCIGNEIIINPSLLFLDEPTSGLDSTTALRIIQLLHDIAETGKTVITTIHQPSSRLFHKFDKLILLGRGSLLYFGKTSEAMPYFQSIGCSPLIAMNPAEFLLDLANGNTNDVSVPSELDDKVHMENQNPQDTDSKIDFRPSAQDVHEYLVDSYESRVAYKEKKKLLAPLPISDDMKATITSSKREWGTNWCQQYSILFCRGLKERRHDYLSWMRITQVIATSIILGLLWWHSDPTTPKGLQDQAGLLFFIAVFWGFFPVFTAIFTFPQERAMLNKERAVDMYKLSAYFLARTTSDLPLDLFLPVIFMVIVYFMAGLKASASHFFLSMLTVFLSIIAAQGLGLAIGATLLDIKKATTLASVTVMTFMLAGGFFVKRVPPFISWLRYLSFNYHTYRLLLKVQYDPVPDILMTSVPLDNGVTEVGALVAMIVGYRVLAYLSLRRVKASNS from the exons ATGGACTCGACGTCGACGATGGAGCGGCCGATGATGGACATCGGCGCGGGCGGGACGATCGGGCGGACGAGGTCGGAACAGCTGCCTCCGACGGCGCCGGCGCAGTCGCTGAGCCGCACGGCGTCAGCGGAGACGGTGCTGAGCACGGCGGACGTGACGAGCCTCTCGCGCAAGTCCAGCTTCGGGAAGCGGTCCGCGTCGGGCGGCAGCGGCGCCGGCGGGAACAGCCACGGGCGCAGCCACATCCGCAAGTCCCGCAGCGCGCagctgaagctggacatggaggacCTGGTAAGCAGCGGCGCCGCGCTCAGCCGCGCCTCCAGCGCCAGCCTCGGCTTCTCCTTCACCTTCACCGGCTTCACCCCGCCGCCCCAGCACGGGTTCAACGGCTCCTCCGCCGACCTCGCGCCGTTCAGCGACGACGACGTCGACCTCGAGGCCGCCGCCACCACGCACCGCGGCAAGAACCTCATGACCGAGCCCACCTTGCCCATATATCTCAAG TTCGCGGAGGTGAAGTACAAGGTGGTGGTGAAGGGCGTAGAGAGGGAGATCCTCAGCGGGATATCGGGCTCGGCGTGCCCCGGCGAGGTGCTGGCGCTGATGGGCCCCTCCGGCAGCGGCAAGACCACGCTGCTCAGCATGCTCGGCGGCAGGGCCGCCGCCGACGACGGCTGCATCTCCTACAACGACGAGCCCTTCGGCAAGTCCCTCAAGCGCAG GATTGGATTTGTGACTCAAGACGATGTTCTCTTTACTCATCTTACTGTAAGGGAGACACTGACTTATGCAGCATTACTCCGTCTCCCAAGAACAATGACAAGGGAGCAAAAGAAAGAACGAGCACTGGACATCATATATGAACTGGGCCTCGAGAG GTGCCAGGACACGATGATTGGAGGGTCTTTTGTGCGAGGGGTTTCTGGGGGTGAAAGGAAGAGAGTTTGCATTGGAAATGAGATTATAATCAATCCATCTTTGCTTTTTCTCGATGAGCCGACATCTGGGCTGGATTCAACTACAGCACTTAGGATCATTCAACTTCTACATGACATAGCTGAG ACTGGGAAGACGGTGATCACCACGATCCATCAGCCATCCAGCAGGCTATTTCATAAGTTTGACAAGCTTATCCTCCTAGGCAGAGGAAGTTTGCTCTACTTTGGGAAGACATCTGAAGCCATGCCCTACTTTCAGTCCATCGGATGCAGCCCTCTCATCGCAATGAACCCAGCAGAGTTTCTACTGGATCTCGCCAATGGCAACACTAATGATGTTTCTGTTCCTTCTGAATTAGATGACAAGGTACACATGGAAAATCAGAATCCGCAGGATACTGATTCCAAGATTGACTTCAGGCCATCAGCACAAGATGTTCATGAG TATCTTGTTGACTCCTACGAGAGTAGAGTGGCATataaggagaagaagaagcttcTAGCACCACTTCCGATCAGTGATGATATGAAGGCAACAATAACATCTTCGAAACGAGAATGGGGCACAAACTGGTGCCAACAATATTCCATCCTCTTCTGTAGAGGTCTCAAAGAAAGACGGCATGATTATTTGAGCTGGATGAGAATCACCCAGGTCATAGCTACATCAATTATCTTAGGTTTACTCTGGTGGCACTCTGATCCCACCACACCAAAAGGTTTACAAGATCAG GCGGGCTTACTGTTTTTCATAGCTGTGTTTTGGGGTTTCTTTCCTGTGTTTACTGCCATCTTCACATTCCCTCAAGAGAGGGCAATGTTGAACAAGGAGCGTGCAGTTGACATGTACAAGCTCAGCGCATACTTCTTGGCCAGAACGACAAGTGACCTGCCACTAGATCTTTTCCTCCCAGTGATATTTATGGTGATTGTCTACTTCATGGCAGGGCTCAAAGCAAGTGCCAGTCATTTCTTTCTTAGCATGTTGACTGTCTTTCTCAGCATCATTGCTGCTCAG GGACTAGGACTGGCAATTGGAGCTACCTTATTGGATATCAAGAAGGCAACAACTCTAGCTTCAGTCACAGTCATGACATTTATGCTAGCAGGAGGGTTCTTTGTAAAG AGAGTTCCACCATTCATATCCTGGCTCCGCTATCTATCCTTCAACTACCACACGTACAGACTGCTGCTGAAGGTGCAGTACGATCCTGTACCGGACATCCTGATGACCTCTGTACCTCTGGATAACGGCGTGACAGAAGTCGGGGCCCTAGTTGCGATGATCGTTGGGTACCGGGTGCTGGCATACTTGTCCCTCAGGCGAGTGAAGGCTTCAAACAGCTAG
- the LOC127296780 gene encoding ABC transporter G family member 22 isoform X2, whose amino-acid sequence MDSTSTMERPMMDIGAGGTIGRTRSEQLPPTAPAQSLSRTASAETVLSTADVTSLSRKSSFGKRSASGGSGAGGNSHGRSHIRKSRSAQLKLDMEDLVSSGAALSRASSASLGFSFTFTGFTPPPQHGFNGSSADLAPFSDDDVDLEAAATTHRGKNLMTEPTLPIYLKFAEVKYKVVVKGVEREILSGISGSACPGEVLALMGPSGSGKTTLLSMLGGRAAADDGCISYNDEPFGKSLKRRIGFVTQDDVLFTHLTVRETLTYAALLRLPRTMTREQKKERALDIIYELGLERCQDTMIGGSFVRGVSGGERKRVCIGNEIIINPSLLFLDEPTSGLDSTTALRIIQLLHDIAETGKTVITTIHQPSSRLFHKFDKLILLGRGSLLYFGKTSEAMPYFQSIGCSPLIAMNPAEFLLDLANGNTNDVSVPSELDDKYLVDSYESRVAYKEKKKLLAPLPISDDMKATITSSKREWGTNWCQQYSILFCRGLKERRHDYLSWMRITQVIATSIILGLLWWHSDPTTPKGLQDQAGLLFFIAVFWGFFPVFTAIFTFPQERAMLNKERAVDMYKLSAYFLARTTSDLPLDLFLPVIFMVIVYFMAGLKASASHFFLSMLTVFLSIIAAQGLGLAIGATLLDIKKATTLASVTVMTFMLAGGFFVKRVPPFISWLRYLSFNYHTYRLLLKVQYDPVPDILMTSVPLDNGVTEVGALVAMIVGYRVLAYLSLRRVKASNS is encoded by the exons ATGGACTCGACGTCGACGATGGAGCGGCCGATGATGGACATCGGCGCGGGCGGGACGATCGGGCGGACGAGGTCGGAACAGCTGCCTCCGACGGCGCCGGCGCAGTCGCTGAGCCGCACGGCGTCAGCGGAGACGGTGCTGAGCACGGCGGACGTGACGAGCCTCTCGCGCAAGTCCAGCTTCGGGAAGCGGTCCGCGTCGGGCGGCAGCGGCGCCGGCGGGAACAGCCACGGGCGCAGCCACATCCGCAAGTCCCGCAGCGCGCagctgaagctggacatggaggacCTGGTAAGCAGCGGCGCCGCGCTCAGCCGCGCCTCCAGCGCCAGCCTCGGCTTCTCCTTCACCTTCACCGGCTTCACCCCGCCGCCCCAGCACGGGTTCAACGGCTCCTCCGCCGACCTCGCGCCGTTCAGCGACGACGACGTCGACCTCGAGGCCGCCGCCACCACGCACCGCGGCAAGAACCTCATGACCGAGCCCACCTTGCCCATATATCTCAAG TTCGCGGAGGTGAAGTACAAGGTGGTGGTGAAGGGCGTAGAGAGGGAGATCCTCAGCGGGATATCGGGCTCGGCGTGCCCCGGCGAGGTGCTGGCGCTGATGGGCCCCTCCGGCAGCGGCAAGACCACGCTGCTCAGCATGCTCGGCGGCAGGGCCGCCGCCGACGACGGCTGCATCTCCTACAACGACGAGCCCTTCGGCAAGTCCCTCAAGCGCAG GATTGGATTTGTGACTCAAGACGATGTTCTCTTTACTCATCTTACTGTAAGGGAGACACTGACTTATGCAGCATTACTCCGTCTCCCAAGAACAATGACAAGGGAGCAAAAGAAAGAACGAGCACTGGACATCATATATGAACTGGGCCTCGAGAG GTGCCAGGACACGATGATTGGAGGGTCTTTTGTGCGAGGGGTTTCTGGGGGTGAAAGGAAGAGAGTTTGCATTGGAAATGAGATTATAATCAATCCATCTTTGCTTTTTCTCGATGAGCCGACATCTGGGCTGGATTCAACTACAGCACTTAGGATCATTCAACTTCTACATGACATAGCTGAG ACTGGGAAGACGGTGATCACCACGATCCATCAGCCATCCAGCAGGCTATTTCATAAGTTTGACAAGCTTATCCTCCTAGGCAGAGGAAGTTTGCTCTACTTTGGGAAGACATCTGAAGCCATGCCCTACTTTCAGTCCATCGGATGCAGCCCTCTCATCGCAATGAACCCAGCAGAGTTTCTACTGGATCTCGCCAATGGCAACACTAATGATGTTTCTGTTCCTTCTGAATTAGATGACAAG TATCTTGTTGACTCCTACGAGAGTAGAGTGGCATataaggagaagaagaagcttcTAGCACCACTTCCGATCAGTGATGATATGAAGGCAACAATAACATCTTCGAAACGAGAATGGGGCACAAACTGGTGCCAACAATATTCCATCCTCTTCTGTAGAGGTCTCAAAGAAAGACGGCATGATTATTTGAGCTGGATGAGAATCACCCAGGTCATAGCTACATCAATTATCTTAGGTTTACTCTGGTGGCACTCTGATCCCACCACACCAAAAGGTTTACAAGATCAG GCGGGCTTACTGTTTTTCATAGCTGTGTTTTGGGGTTTCTTTCCTGTGTTTACTGCCATCTTCACATTCCCTCAAGAGAGGGCAATGTTGAACAAGGAGCGTGCAGTTGACATGTACAAGCTCAGCGCATACTTCTTGGCCAGAACGACAAGTGACCTGCCACTAGATCTTTTCCTCCCAGTGATATTTATGGTGATTGTCTACTTCATGGCAGGGCTCAAAGCAAGTGCCAGTCATTTCTTTCTTAGCATGTTGACTGTCTTTCTCAGCATCATTGCTGCTCAG GGACTAGGACTGGCAATTGGAGCTACCTTATTGGATATCAAGAAGGCAACAACTCTAGCTTCAGTCACAGTCATGACATTTATGCTAGCAGGAGGGTTCTTTGTAAAG AGAGTTCCACCATTCATATCCTGGCTCCGCTATCTATCCTTCAACTACCACACGTACAGACTGCTGCTGAAGGTGCAGTACGATCCTGTACCGGACATCCTGATGACCTCTGTACCTCTGGATAACGGCGTGACAGAAGTCGGGGCCCTAGTTGCGATGATCGTTGGGTACCGGGTGCTGGCATACTTGTCCCTCAGGCGAGTGAAGGCTTCAAACAGCTAG